A region of Streptomyces sp. NBC_01788 DNA encodes the following proteins:
- a CDS encoding SpoIIE family protein phosphatase codes for MPIAWDDIGGLVDAHERFLSGALVEADVRGPVLDSWKRCRFAGFEVDLRVFPYASDLGLDDRFLSAAEPVLGDLSASLDDMGVTVVLCDEQGHMVQRRGGGRKLLQCLDKVRFAPGCDASEVASGTNGVGTALAGRRPFYVVGREHFADFLLPFACAGAPVCNPLSGRIEAIVDLTCLREHGDPAMLRLAREAVHGIEARLLEQATERERVMLAAYRRTRHGAPGWSWPERGSLGQETGDERAELGRIDLALLRDKAEALIASQQRALDEVVLSGGRVATLRRRPVTGAAGEIGVVVEARILGGGPSPIAVGPGASAEPYWASSAATVTVPPANPPVPPPAAPKPDGAHPATLRTSATAPPPTPAADELYTRVRAGTDDHGDGEGGSLPLLVGEPGVARLAVQARRRLELLREAGLRIGSTLDVARTAEELAEVAVPRFADFTAVDLPEAVLRGEEPEPFRGGAALRRVALGAVDEDPPLYRVGEEVRFAPSTPQARSLDSRQPVLEPVLTEAGGWFAQDPARGDRILVAGIHSLITVPLQARGATLGAVSFYRSGEPAPFEDDDLSLAQELAARAAICIDNARRYTREHNTALALQRSLLPRGRPEQSAIEVAYRYLPAQAGVGGDWFDVIPLSGARVALVVGDVVGHGLHAAATMGRLRTAVHNFCSLDLPADDLLTHLDDLVSRLDGGEGWAVEPTHPDSGIVGATCLLAVYDPVSRSCTFTHAGHPQPAVVAPDGTVEFVDLPPTPPLGLGGVPFETVELELAEGSQLVLYTNGLIEDRSRDLDAGLDTLRTVLACVGRGPEDTCEAVLDALLPARPGDDVAMLVARTHALGTEQVAQWDLPSDPTVVSRSRAAVTAQLADWELDDLAFTTELVASELVTNAIRYATGPIRLRLLRDRALVCEVSDGSSTSPRLRRARSEDEGGRGLFLVAQLTERWGTRYTADGKVIWAEQPLS; via the coding sequence GTGCCCATCGCGTGGGATGACATCGGCGGGCTTGTCGATGCCCATGAACGTTTCCTGTCCGGTGCGCTGGTCGAAGCGGACGTGCGTGGCCCGGTGCTCGACTCCTGGAAGCGGTGCCGGTTCGCGGGCTTCGAGGTGGACCTGAGGGTGTTCCCCTACGCGTCCGATCTGGGGCTGGACGATCGGTTCCTCAGCGCTGCCGAGCCGGTGCTGGGGGATCTGTCCGCGTCGCTCGACGATATGGGCGTGACGGTCGTTCTCTGCGACGAGCAGGGCCACATGGTCCAGCGGCGCGGGGGCGGCCGGAAGCTTCTCCAGTGCCTCGACAAGGTGCGGTTCGCCCCCGGATGCGATGCCTCCGAAGTGGCCTCGGGCACCAACGGGGTGGGCACCGCGCTGGCGGGACGTCGGCCGTTCTATGTCGTGGGCCGCGAGCACTTCGCCGACTTCCTGTTGCCGTTCGCTTGCGCGGGAGCGCCCGTTTGCAACCCGCTCAGCGGGCGCATCGAGGCCATCGTCGACCTCACCTGCCTGCGCGAACACGGCGACCCCGCCATGCTGCGACTGGCCCGCGAAGCCGTTCACGGCATCGAGGCACGGCTGCTGGAGCAGGCCACGGAACGGGAACGGGTCATGCTCGCCGCCTACCGACGGACACGCCACGGCGCGCCCGGATGGTCCTGGCCCGAGCGCGGGTCGTTGGGCCAGGAGACCGGAGATGAGAGAGCGGAACTCGGCCGGATCGACCTGGCCCTGTTGCGGGACAAGGCTGAGGCGCTCATTGCCTCCCAGCAGCGCGCCCTGGACGAGGTGGTCCTCTCCGGCGGGCGGGTGGCCACGCTACGGCGTCGCCCGGTCACCGGAGCGGCGGGCGAGATCGGCGTGGTCGTCGAGGCCCGCATACTCGGTGGTGGCCCGAGCCCGATCGCCGTCGGACCCGGCGCTTCGGCGGAGCCGTACTGGGCGTCCTCGGCGGCCACCGTCACCGTCCCGCCCGCGAACCCTCCCGTGCCCCCTCCTGCCGCGCCGAAGCCGGACGGAGCACACCCGGCCACCCTGCGCACGTCAGCGACCGCGCCCCCTCCGACACCCGCAGCCGACGAACTGTACACGCGGGTCCGGGCCGGAACGGACGATCACGGCGACGGAGAAGGGGGAAGCTTGCCACTGCTCGTCGGCGAGCCCGGCGTCGCCCGGCTGGCGGTGCAGGCCCGCCGACGTCTGGAACTGCTGCGCGAGGCCGGTCTGCGCATCGGCAGCACGCTGGACGTCGCCCGGACCGCCGAGGAACTGGCGGAGGTGGCCGTCCCCCGGTTCGCCGACTTCACCGCCGTCGACCTGCCCGAGGCCGTGCTGCGCGGCGAGGAGCCCGAGCCGTTCCGCGGGGGCGCCGCGTTGCGCCGGGTGGCGTTGGGGGCCGTGGACGAGGACCCTCCCCTGTACCGTGTCGGCGAAGAGGTACGGTTCGCGCCGTCGACGCCGCAGGCCCGCAGCCTGGACAGCCGGCAGCCCGTGCTCGAACCCGTCCTGACCGAGGCCGGCGGCTGGTTCGCCCAGGACCCGGCGCGGGGTGATCGGATCCTCGTGGCAGGCATCCACTCGCTGATCACGGTGCCGCTGCAGGCCCGCGGCGCGACCCTCGGCGCGGTGAGCTTCTACCGCTCCGGCGAACCGGCCCCCTTCGAGGACGACGACCTGTCCCTGGCCCAGGAACTGGCCGCCCGCGCGGCGATCTGCATCGACAACGCCCGCCGCTACACACGCGAGCACAACACCGCGCTCGCCCTGCAACGCAGCCTGCTGCCCCGGGGCCGGCCCGAGCAGAGCGCCATCGAGGTCGCCTACCGCTACCTGCCCGCGCAGGCCGGAGTGGGCGGCGACTGGTTCGACGTCATCCCGCTGTCGGGTGCCCGGGTGGCGCTGGTGGTGGGTGACGTGGTCGGTCACGGACTGCACGCCGCCGCCACCATGGGCCGGCTGCGCACCGCCGTGCACAACTTCTGCTCCCTGGACCTGCCGGCCGACGACCTCCTCACCCACCTGGACGACCTGGTGAGCCGGCTCGACGGAGGCGAGGGCTGGGCGGTGGAGCCCACGCACCCGGACTCCGGGATCGTCGGCGCCACGTGCCTGCTTGCCGTGTACGACCCGGTGTCGCGGAGTTGCACCTTCACCCACGCCGGGCACCCCCAGCCAGCGGTGGTCGCACCCGACGGCACGGTGGAGTTCGTCGACCTGCCGCCGACGCCGCCGCTCGGGCTCGGCGGCGTGCCGTTCGAGACCGTCGAATTGGAGCTGGCCGAGGGCAGCCAACTGGTGCTGTACACCAACGGCTTGATCGAGGATCGCTCCCGGGACCTCGACGCCGGCCTGGACACGCTGCGCACCGTGCTCGCCTGCGTCGGCCGTGGCCCGGAGGACACCTGCGAGGCGGTCCTCGACGCACTGCTCCCGGCCCGGCCGGGCGACGACGTCGCCATGCTCGTCGCCCGTACCCACGCGCTCGGCACGGAACAGGTCGCCCAGTGGGACCTGCCCAGCGACCCGACGGTTGTCTCCCGCTCCCGCGCGGCGGTCACCGCGCAGCTCGCCGACTGGGAGCTGGACGACCTGGCCTTCACCACCGAACTCGTTGCCAGCGAACTGGTCACCAACGCCATCCGGTATGCCACCGGCCCGATCCGGCTACGGCTGCTCCGCGACCGCGCCCTCGTCTGCGAGGTCTCCGACGGCAGCAGTACCTCACCCCGGCTACGCAGGGCCAGGAGCGAGGACGAGGGCGGGCGCGGGCTCTTCCTCGTCGCTCAGCTCACCGAACGGTGGGGCACCCGCTACACCGCTGACGGAAAGGTCATCTGGGCGGAACAGCCCCTGTCGTGA
- a CDS encoding transposase — MAAFIATGHSNAKSEGINRVIKLRRAAHGFRNPANQRLRTRCVTTRRACGHLHPA, encoded by the coding sequence ATCGCCGCGTTCATCGCCACCGGCCACAGCAACGCCAAGAGTGAAGGCATCAACCGCGTAATCAAGCTCCGCCGCGCCGCCCACGGCTTCCGCAATCCCGCCAACCAGCGCCTACGCACACGCTGCGTCACCACCCGCCGAGCCTGCGGACACCTCCACCCTGCCTAA
- a CDS encoding NUDIX hydrolase, whose product MIYLAGLETSGRRRMLGKLRRHMAYQESSEEMRACLAGPFLIGRYRRLAASVNAAERKAANTGAWMGLAGAVAGGIASTAVWAALLWLLASGRISLAAGGGAVFALQTATGSVRGIINGGARLVRTGWYVQDWQYFLDNAHGQAMTDSRGTAPVTAAPERFEVRDVTYRYDGAPVHVRYRPLWDRPLHRGPVPGHLPVQQAWAWCFVPDGRVVLVADPGPRGALPMLPGGTVEDTDAMPEDTLHREAAEEAQLTLADPVRLGWVLDETGEVYGGVGPNARLRLAARVTAIGPAAVDPATGHPFARLLATPAQAAVLLGWGPPGARQAQLAAETARERWGLPTARAAAIEEIPAEGMRLT is encoded by the coding sequence GTGATCTACCTCGCCGGGCTGGAGACCTCCGGGCGGCGCCGGATGCTGGGCAAGCTGCGCCGGCACATGGCCTATCAGGAGTCCAGTGAGGAGATGCGCGCCTGCCTGGCCGGCCCCTTCCTCATCGGCCGGTACCGGCGGCTGGCCGCCTCGGTCAACGCGGCCGAACGCAAGGCCGCGAACACTGGTGCCTGGATGGGGTTGGCCGGAGCAGTGGCCGGCGGGATCGCCTCGACCGCGGTGTGGGCGGCGCTGCTGTGGCTCCTGGCCTCCGGGCGGATCAGCCTGGCGGCCGGCGGCGGCGCCGTCTTCGCCCTCCAGACCGCCACCGGCTCGGTGCGCGGCATCATCAACGGCGGGGCCCGCCTGGTGCGCACCGGCTGGTACGTGCAGGACTGGCAGTACTTCCTCGACAACGCCCACGGCCAGGCCATGACCGACTCCCGCGGCACCGCGCCCGTGACCGCGGCCCCGGAACGTTTCGAGGTCCGCGACGTCACCTACCGCTACGACGGCGCCCCAGTCCACGTCCGCTACCGGCCCCTGTGGGACCGCCCTCTCCACCGCGGCCCCGTCCCCGGGCATCTGCCCGTGCAGCAAGCCTGGGCGTGGTGCTTCGTTCCCGACGGCCGGGTCGTCCTCGTGGCCGACCCCGGCCCGCGGGGCGCGCTGCCGATGCTGCCCGGCGGCACCGTGGAGGACACCGACGCGATGCCCGAGGACACTCTGCACCGCGAAGCCGCCGAGGAAGCCCAGCTCACCCTGGCCGATCCGGTGCGACTGGGCTGGGTGCTGGACGAGACCGGCGAGGTCTACGGCGGCGTGGGGCCCAACGCCCGGCTCCGCCTGGCCGCCCGGGTTACCGCCATCGGGCCGGCGGCTGTCGACCCCGCCACCGGCCACCCCTTCGCCCGCCTGCTCGCCACCCCCGCCCAGGCAGCCGTCCTGCTGGGCTGGGGCCCGCCCGGAGCGCGGCAAGCCCAGCTCGCGGCGGAGACAGCACGCGAGCGGTGGGGCCTGCCCACCGCTCGCGCCGCCGCCATCGAGGAGATCCCGGCGGAGGGGATGCGGCTGACCTGA
- a CDS encoding NUDIX domain-containing protein yields the protein MPLSHDHIRTTVDTYLARHPHEREQLGGLLEALDRTGDDIASRSTFTGHVTCGAIVVDQLGRVLHVLHLASGKVLAPGGHAETADDSLAAAALRELHEETGIPPEAVTPWPGYEAVPFDIDIHDIDAHPGKGEPGHVHFDLRFLFRLHSATEAPVVLQEEEVGGIEWRPVDRVTSPSLREKLLKLTPEAEPGTANASALIYNDHGEYLLHLRDYFPGEIWEPGMWSLLGGGREPQDVTLDDTVRRELAEEAGLDLADLTPIGTEYASDDAGATVPIAIYAGRWNGDPRELRLTEGVMLAWFAPDDLRRLRIADTTSNLVRRHANSLPASTAPQSGLSSHEERRPASPHGTVLNVIGVHLYLERPDGTVLLGLRHPDSAFAPSTWHVLAGHCERENAVTCLIREAREEAGLHIERQDVELVHVVHHIDKAGDRPRMGLFFRARTWSGEPELREPDKCTQWTFWDPAALPDDLVPYTRVAIEGIRAGRLYSETGWA from the coding sequence ATGCCGTTGTCGCACGACCATATCCGCACCACCGTCGATACTTACCTCGCTCGCCACCCTCACGAGCGCGAGCAGCTCGGCGGCCTCCTGGAAGCCCTCGACCGGACGGGCGATGACATCGCCAGCCGCTCCACTTTCACCGGACACGTCACCTGCGGCGCGATCGTCGTCGACCAGCTCGGCCGCGTCCTACACGTGCTGCACCTGGCGAGCGGGAAGGTCCTCGCCCCCGGCGGACACGCCGAGACCGCCGACGACTCCCTGGCAGCAGCAGCGCTGCGAGAGCTGCACGAGGAGACCGGGATCCCGCCCGAGGCCGTCACGCCGTGGCCCGGCTATGAGGCCGTGCCATTCGACATCGATATTCACGACATCGACGCCCACCCGGGCAAAGGCGAACCCGGCCACGTCCACTTCGACCTCCGGTTCCTCTTTCGCCTGCACTCCGCGACCGAGGCGCCGGTGGTGCTGCAGGAAGAAGAGGTCGGCGGCATCGAGTGGCGGCCCGTGGACAGGGTGACCTCCCCCTCCCTGCGCGAGAAGCTGCTCAAGCTCACCCCGGAGGCCGAACCGGGGACGGCCAACGCCTCCGCCCTGATCTACAACGACCACGGCGAGTACCTGCTCCACCTGCGCGACTACTTCCCCGGCGAGATCTGGGAGCCGGGCATGTGGTCCCTGCTGGGCGGCGGGCGAGAGCCCCAGGACGTCACCCTGGACGACACCGTGCGGCGCGAACTGGCCGAGGAAGCCGGCCTCGACCTCGCCGACCTGACCCCGATCGGCACCGAGTACGCCTCCGACGACGCCGGCGCGACCGTGCCCATCGCCATCTACGCCGGCCGCTGGAACGGCGATCCCCGCGAACTCCGCCTGACGGAAGGGGTGATGCTGGCCTGGTTCGCCCCCGACGACCTCCGCCGTCTTCGTATCGCAGACACCACGAGCAACCTCGTACGGCGCCACGCCAACAGCCTCCCGGCCAGCACTGCGCCGCAGAGCGGGCTCTCCTCGCACGAGGAGCGCCGCCCGGCCTCCCCGCACGGCACGGTCCTCAACGTCATCGGCGTCCACCTCTACCTGGAGCGGCCCGACGGGACGGTGCTCCTCGGGCTGCGCCACCCCGACTCCGCGTTCGCGCCCTCTACCTGGCACGTCCTGGCCGGCCACTGCGAGCGGGAGAACGCCGTCACCTGCCTGATCAGGGAGGCACGGGAGGAGGCCGGCCTGCACATCGAGCGCCAGGACGTCGAACTCGTCCACGTCGTCCACCACATCGACAAGGCCGGGGACCGGCCCCGCATGGGCCTGTTCTTCCGCGCCCGGACCTGGAGCGGCGAGCCGGAACTGCGCGAGCCGGACAAGTGCACCCAGTGGACGTTCTGGGACCCGGCCGCACTCCCCGACGACCTCGTCCCCTACACCCGGGTGGCCATCGAGGGCATCCGCGCCGGCCGCCTCTACTCCGAAACGGGCTGGGCATGA
- a CDS encoding phosphotransferase enzyme family protein, which yields MSTAASTYPDLPPEEVRQLAEQAVGRIATWTDASWDRDSSRVWRADGAQEGVWYVKIHQNTRFHHREVDAYRSWVPGLGTSAPTLVTSDSALLAVVITTVPGRPLDGIDHPPEQQRLLFRQIGALAAAIHGSAAPLSAEEGMPALAKVERHLEAARPYLRPGDEVFIRQIVARAEAVPPLDRVPTHGDFQLRNLLLDDDGSLAVIDFERSEPGPAIRDLVRLADAWATQPRLHDAFMSGYGRQLTPAEEERFVVDSTLDALSGIQYGATHADVETQERGHRTLARLRSQGRNERRHACLTTPSRRSQPSRVRRPETNGKSTTCTCSGGTTAKWKQAARRSK from the coding sequence ATGAGCACGGCCGCGTCCACGTACCCGGACCTCCCGCCCGAGGAAGTGCGGCAGCTCGCCGAGCAGGCGGTGGGGCGCATCGCCACCTGGACGGACGCCTCCTGGGACCGCGACAGCAGCCGGGTATGGCGGGCCGACGGAGCACAAGAAGGGGTTTGGTACGTCAAGATCCACCAGAACACGCGCTTCCACCACCGCGAGGTGGACGCGTACCGCAGCTGGGTCCCCGGCCTCGGAACATCCGCTCCCACGCTCGTGACCTCCGACAGCGCGTTGCTCGCCGTCGTCATCACCACGGTGCCCGGCCGGCCCTTGGACGGCATCGACCATCCGCCCGAGCAGCAACGGCTCCTCTTCCGTCAGATCGGCGCCCTGGCCGCAGCCATCCACGGCAGCGCGGCACCGCTCTCTGCGGAGGAAGGAATGCCGGCGCTCGCGAAGGTCGAGCGGCACCTGGAAGCAGCCCGCCCCTACTTGCGCCCGGGAGACGAGGTATTCATCCGCCAGATCGTGGCGCGTGCGGAAGCCGTTCCGCCCCTGGACCGCGTGCCGACACACGGGGACTTCCAGCTGCGCAATCTGCTGCTGGACGACGACGGCAGCCTCGCCGTGATCGACTTCGAACGCAGCGAGCCCGGCCCGGCCATCCGCGACCTGGTCCGCCTCGCGGACGCGTGGGCCACCCAGCCGCGCCTCCACGACGCCTTCATGTCCGGCTACGGCCGCCAACTCACCCCCGCCGAAGAAGAACGCTTCGTCGTCGACTCCACGCTCGACGCCCTTTCCGGCATCCAGTACGGCGCCACCCACGCCGACGTGGAAACACAAGAACGCGGCCACCGCACCCTGGCGCGCCTGCGCTCCCAAGGCCGCAACGAACGGAGGCACGCGTGCCTGACGACACCCAGCAGGCGATCCCAGCCGTCCCGAGTCCGGCGACCGGAGACGAACGGCAAGAGCACCACATGCACCTGCTCGGGCGGTACTACCGCCAAGTGGAAGCAGGCCGCAAGACGATCGAAGTGA
- a CDS encoding NUDIX domain-containing protein, translating to MATSQKRAVAVGDTVVFHDRDTGRELDVIVQRITPYPSFEDLLSSEDATRIDPDGPPGELLANLRSIYPPAKEALGVLALAFDHRPARPGRPMPMTPAQYAQTVPHHTVYGCLYIRDEHDRPIQLRSVYGSRLWQFPGGNLDTPGEDPLQTAQREGVEETGLELGLDTPKLLLTHFLHAGPRLPLNKVGLIFDGGRLTAAQLDRIRLDPAEHDMWAVHDLANWQELMAPRAFARLDAIERARRGEGPAYLITHT from the coding sequence GTGGCCACCTCGCAGAAGCGCGCCGTCGCAGTCGGCGACACGGTCGTCTTCCACGACCGGGACACCGGGCGGGAACTCGACGTCATCGTGCAGCGGATCACCCCGTACCCCTCCTTCGAGGATCTGCTCAGCTCGGAGGACGCCACGCGCATCGACCCGGACGGGCCGCCCGGCGAGCTGCTCGCCAACCTCCGCAGCATCTACCCGCCGGCCAAGGAAGCGCTCGGCGTTCTCGCCCTCGCGTTCGACCACCGCCCTGCCCGGCCCGGCCGCCCGATGCCGATGACGCCCGCGCAGTACGCGCAGACCGTCCCCCACCACACGGTGTACGGCTGCCTCTACATCCGCGACGAGCACGACCGGCCGATCCAGCTCCGCTCGGTCTACGGCTCGAGACTCTGGCAGTTCCCGGGCGGCAACCTCGACACCCCAGGCGAGGACCCGCTGCAGACCGCCCAGCGCGAGGGGGTCGAGGAGACCGGCCTCGAACTCGGTCTGGACACGCCGAAGCTGCTCCTGACGCACTTCCTGCACGCCGGGCCGCGCCTGCCGCTGAACAAGGTGGGGCTCATCTTCGACGGAGGCCGGCTGACCGCCGCCCAACTCGACCGGATCCGCCTCGATCCCGCCGAGCACGACATGTGGGCCGTCCACGACCTCGCCAACTGGCAGGAGCTGATGGCGCCTCGCGCTTTCGCCCGCCTCGACGCCATCGAACGAGCCCGGCGCGGCGAAGGCCCCGCCTACCTGATCACGCACACCTGA
- a CDS encoding carboxymuconolactone decarboxylase family protein, with amino-acid sequence MDARLNYFASPTAGKALKYFMSAGRELKESPLSATTQELVALRVSQINGCAVCLDMHTKEAAAAGETSVRLNLVSAWREATVFTEAERAALELAEQGTRVADAADGVSDEVWARAAEHYDEEQLTALVILISFMNTVNRLNVITRQPAGDYEVGQFH; translated from the coding sequence ATGGACGCGCGACTCAACTACTTCGCCAGCCCGACCGCCGGCAAGGCCCTCAAGTACTTCATGTCGGCAGGCCGGGAGCTCAAGGAATCACCGCTGTCGGCCACCACGCAGGAACTCGTGGCATTGCGGGTGAGCCAGATCAACGGCTGCGCCGTCTGCCTCGACATGCACACCAAGGAGGCTGCCGCCGCGGGCGAGACCTCGGTGCGGCTGAACCTGGTCTCGGCGTGGCGGGAGGCCACGGTCTTCACCGAGGCCGAGCGTGCCGCGCTGGAGCTGGCGGAGCAGGGGACCCGGGTTGCGGACGCGGCCGACGGCGTCAGCGACGAGGTGTGGGCACGGGCCGCCGAGCACTACGACGAGGAGCAGCTCACCGCGCTGGTAATCCTGATCTCGTTCATGAACACGGTGAACCGGCTGAACGTCATCACCCGGCAGCCGGCCGGGGACTACGAGGTCGGGCAGTTCCACTGA